The DNA region GAGGACTTCGAGATGGTCTACAACCTGCCCATCGCGAAGGCCACCGCGCAGCAGCTGAACACGTTCCGCGAGCGCATCGAGGCCGCCGGGGGTGCCCAGTGACCGAGCAGCCGTTGACGCCCGTCGAGCAACACCACTACGACACGATTACCGACCGCATAGGCATGAACCGTCTCGCCGCCGAGGAACGCGCCGCGAAGGGCGCGGAGGCCCCGGAGCCGAGGCCCGCCCAACCCACTGCGCCCGACCCCGCGTACCTCGCCGCCGTACTCCGCCACCGGCAGGCCATGCAAGCGCAGCTCGACCGAGCCAAGGCCATCTTCGCCGAGGTCGACACCGACGCCACCGCACTGCTCGCCCAGCAGTACACGGCCACCAAGAGCACGAAGGCGGACGTGACCCTCCCGGACGGCGAGACGAAAATCGCCACGGTCACCCGTGTCGGGGGCGAGACCGAAGCGCAGGTGACCGACCGCGACGCGTTCCACGCATGGGTGCGGGACACCTACCCGGACCATTTCGGGTTCCGGATCGTCCCGGCACGAACCGAAGTCACCGTTGACGACGCGTTCACCGATCAGGTGTTGGCGTCCGTGACCGCCGCCAACTCGGCCGAGTACGCCGACCCGGAGACGGGGGTCGTGCACGAGGTACCGGGCGTGACGATCAAGGCCACGCGCCGCCCGTACTTCCGGTGGCTGTTCACCCGGGCGTCCAAGCGCCAGCCGCTCGACGGCCGCGACCTGGCCGCGCAGGCGGTCGCCGCCGGGCTGATCAGCACGGACACCCCGCCCGCGCTCCCCGCGGCCGAGCCGCCGCCGGCCGCCGCCGAGCCCGACGACCAGTAACCCGCCGTACGGGCCGCCCCGACCACCGGGGCGGCCCCCGCGAAAGGCCACACCATGCACACCACACCCACCACCCCCTGGTACCAGTCGGCAGCCTGCACCGACCTCGACCTCGACACCTTCTACTCCGCCAAGTCCGCCACCACAGCCGTGGCCACCTGTAAGGCGTGCCCCGTCCGCCAGGCATGCCTCGACGCCGCCCTCGACGAGGAGCGCAGCAGCACCGCCCCGTACCGGCATGGCATCCGGGGCGGAACCGGCCCGGATGCCCGACACCGCATGTACAAGAATCGCGCCCGCCAGGCCACTGCGGACACCGAGGCCGTCGCTGCCCCTCCGAAGCCGCCGAGCCCGTACCGGGCCAAGCTCAATGACGCGCAGCGCGCCGATATCCGTGCCCGCTACGAGGCCGGTGGCACCCTCGCCGGTCTGGCCCGCACATACAGCGTGAGCGCCCCCACCATCCGCCGCACCGTCAAGGACATCCTCCGCGTGCCCCCCACGGGCTGCGGCACGACCGGTGGCTACCGCGCCCACCGCAGCCGTGGCGAAGACGCCTGCCGCCCGTGCAAGGCCGCGCACGCCGACGCAGACCGCCGGTTGCGGACCACCGGCACGTCCAAGCGGCTGGCCGCCGGATGACGCCCCACGCCCGCCTCGACCAGGCGCGCCGTCTGCTCGACGTCCCGCCGCCGCCGTCCCTGCCCGGCCAGCTCGCTGTCGAGACCCCGCCCCCGTCGTGCGACCACGGCAACCCCCGGTGCGACGCCACGCCCGTCCGCCTCTACTTCTGCGGCTACCGGTGCGACGCCCACCAGCCCGCCGTCACCCGCCCGTACTTCCAGCTGCCGCAGTAGACCCCCGCACGGCCCCGGGGCGAGACCGGCCCACGCCTCTCGCCCCGGGCGCCCCACCACCCGCACAGGAGCGCCCCAGTGGCCCGCATCCGCACCATCAAACCCACCTTCTTCACCTCGCTCACGATCGCCGATCTCTCGTGCGAGCAGCGCTTGACGTTCATCGGCCTGTGGACTCACGTCGACGACGAAGGCCGCTGCATCGACGACGCACGGCTGATCAAAGCCGCCGTCTGGCCGCTCGACGACCGCACCGCCGCCGACGTCGAGGACGACCTGCGCGCACTCACTGAGCACTCACTGATCACTCGCTACACGCTCACGCACCGCTCGTACATCGCCGTCACCGGGTGGGCGGAACACCAGCGAATCAACCGTGCGACCCCCAGCAAGTACCCCGCCCCCGACCAGGGCAAAAAGGCCCCCGAACCGGCCCCCGCACCCGCCCCCACCTGCGGTGATGAGGATTCACTGAGCACTCACGCACAACTCAGTGAGGACTCACGCCCGGAAGGGAACAGGGAACAGGGAACAGGGAACAGGGAACAGACATCGTCGGCGCCCGCTCCGCGGATCCCCGACCCGGTGCCGGACCGTGACGACGTCGAGCGGATCTGCCAGCACCTCGCCGACCGCATCGAGGGCAACGGCTCGAAGCGCCCCACGATCACGAAGGCGTGGCGCACCGCCGCGCGGCTGCTGCTCGACAAGGACGGCCGCACCGAAGACCAGGTCCACGGCTGCATCGACTGGTGCCAGGACTCCGACTTCTGGCGCGGCAACGTCCTGTCGATGCCCAAGCTCCGCGACAAGTACGACCAGCTGCGCCTCCAGGCCACCCGCCCCGCCCCCGGCAGCAACGTCGTACCCATCGGGACCGCCACCGGCCCCCGTCCGCTTGGCCGCGCCGCCCATGCCGCCGCCGTCATGGCCCAGATCCTTGCCGAGGAGAACGCCCAGTGATCCGCCACGAAGTCGCCGCGCTGCTCGCCTACATCGACCGCCTCGACCCCACCCGCGCCCCCCTCGACCGGCCGGCCGTCGAGGAACGGCTGACTCAGTGGTGCGACGTCCTTGCCGACGTCGCCCCCGCCGCCCCGCACCCCGAGGGCCGCCACTGGGACGCCTCGCAGGCCGCCCGCCGCCACATCACCACGTCGCCCTACCCGATCAAGCCCAGCGACGTCAGCATTCCGTGGGCCGACTTCAAACGCGACATCCTCAGCCGCCATTTCGACCCCGTGCCGAACGTCGACCCCGACAACGAGACCGCCTACCGCGCCGCCATCGCCGATCACCGCCGCGCGATCGAGACCGGGCAGACCGTTGCCACCCCCCGGGCCCTGATGCCCGCAGGTAGCCGCGCCGAACGCGACCAGGCCGCCGCCGCCCGTCTCAAGCAGTTCGGGTCGTACGTGCCCCGCAGCATCGTGGAAGCGCTTGCCTCGCAGCGCCCCGGCATGACCGAACGCCGCCGCCTCGCCGTGGCTGGCCAGCCCGACCCGTTCAACGTCCCGTGCCCCTGGGAAGCCTGCCGCGCCGCCAAGGGCCAGAAGTGCCACACCCTTGGCCGGCCCCGCCACGACTTCCACGACGCCCGCCTCACCGCCGCCCGCCAGACCGAGGAGCAGCCCGCATGAAGTACCACCGCCCCCACCGCCGCAAGGCCAGCACCGGCGACCGCACCCGCGGCCCGGCCCGCACGTGGCGCATCACCGCATCATGGGACACCCGCCCCGACCGACCCGCCGTCCGCACCACCACCGACAAGCGCGCCCGCGACCGCATGGCCGACGACTTCGCCGTCGACGGCGCATACGTCATCGTCGAGGAGGCCCGCGGAGGGTTCGAGTGGCGCACCCTCCGCGAGATCGACGGCCCCGCCCTGATCGCCGAAGCCACCGCCGAAGCCGAAGCCGCCGCCACCGAGCGGCACCGCCGCGACCAGGCCGAAGCCGCGGCCCGCGCGTACCGCCACGCCGCCGACTACGCCAAGCAGACCGCCCGCAACATGCTCGCCGCCCACCTCGACGCCGCCGACGCCCGCGACCGACTCGCCCGCCTCATGACCCAACCCCCCAGCCGCCTCGACCAGCGCGCCCGACACACGGCCGGTGGCCGATGAGGATCCACCTCGACCCGCTCGCCGCCGAAGCCGTACCCGACGGCACCTTCGGCGGAGCCCGACAACGCCGCGACCCTGACCACGTCACGCACCCCACACACCCCCTGGAAGCCGCCAGGCGCCGCGCAATCCTCCTTGCCGAACTCCGGGACCGAGACGCCACCAGGAAGCGCCAGAACGCCGCCTGACGCCCCAGCAGGGGGGTGCGCAGCCAGCACACCCGCGCACCCCCCTCCGTGCTAAGTTCATTTCGACAAACGTACGTACGTTTGCCCACTCGACGAGCCGAGAGCGTGCCCACACCGCTCAGACCAAAGGAGCCCCACCACATGGCAGGCGAAACCCAGATCACGATCATGGGAAACCTGGTCGACGACCCCGAACTCCGCTTCACCCCCGCCGGCCACGCCGTCGCCAAGTTCCGCATCGCCAGCACCCCCCGCACCTTCGACAAGAGCACGAACGAGTGGAAGGACGGCGACGGCCTCTTCCTCACCGTCACCGCCTGGCGGTCGCTCGCACAGAACGTCGCCGAATCCCTGACCCGCGGATCCCGCGCCATCGTCCGCGGCGCCCTCAAACAGCGCTCGTACGAAGACCGCGAAGGCGTGAAGCGCACCGTCTACGAGATCGAAGCCGAGGACGTCGGCCCGTCGCTGCTCCGCGCCACCGCCGCTGTCACCAAGACCACCGGCAACAGCAACGGCCAGCAGCGCCAGCAGCAGCCCACCAACGGCTACGCCGCCCAGCAGCCCCAACAGCCCCAGAACGACCCGTGGGCCAACGGCCAGACAGCCGGAGGCCAATGGGGAGCAGCCGTAAGCGACCCCCCGTTCTGACCCCATCGCGGCGACGACCGGACGCCGGCCGAGCCGTGCGCGCGAGTACACCGCGCCCCTCCCACTCCACACCCTGAGAGGACCCCATGCCCACACGCATCTTCACCCCCGACCAGCTCGCCGCCATCGGCGTACCCGACCCGTACGACGCCGAGGCCGAGCAGCGCGCAGAGCACCTGTTCGACGAGCAGATCGACACCCGCCGTTGGGTGTCCGTGCACCACCTCGTCTTCCGTGGCCCGGACGACGGGAAGGCGTGGCGCGTCGAGTACGTGCGGGGCCTGACGGAGTCGCAGGACGGCATCAGCCCGTGGGAGTACGCGGGTGCCACGGTCGAGGCCGTCGAGGTCGAGCAGGTCGCGACCACGGTCATGGAGTGGCACGCCATCCCCGACGCGCCGGCCGTGCCCTCCGACGCCGAGCTGATCGAGCACGCCCGCACGGTCGGCATGGTCGAGCCGGAGAAGGCCCCCGCGTTCGTCGCCGCGTTCCGGGCGCACGTCGAGGAGCGGTCGGCCGACGCCGGTACGCAGCCCGTGCCGTTGCTCGACGGCATCCCCAACGACGACGCGTGCACGCACCCGGCATACGAGGTGACCAACGCGCACAGCACGCCCGCCGGATGGGTCAAGGGCCGCCGGTGCGTTGACTGCCGCGCCATCCTCGCCCCGATCGCCGAGGAGCCGTGCACGGACCCGCGTCACACCGGGCCCATCCGTGACCAGTTGGGATGCAACGGCCCCGACCCCGCCGCCGGTACGGGGCCGGTGCCCCTGCTCTACGCGCTCACCGCCGAGGAGGCCGTGGCGAACATCGCCGTGAACGCCCCCGCCCTGTTCGCCACCGGCCGCCAGGCCGCCGCCGGGTTCGCCCGTGGCATCGCCCGCCCGGCCGCCGCCGCGCCGCGTACGGAGCGCGCCTACTGGCAGGCCATCGCCGACGCCCTGAACGCCGTCGAGAGCACCGGCCGAAGCGTCGGCATCGACCTTGACGGCACCCTCACCGACCACAACGAGTACTCCGTCGTGTGGGACCGGGACGCCGTCCGGTGGGCCGTCGCCGACTACGACGACGAGGGCGAGCAGCCCAGTACCCCCGAGCCGAAGCCGACGCCGGCCGCGCCCGGTGACCTGTTCACCGAAGCCGCCATCTACGCATCCGCGCTGAACGCCGGTATCACCGCCATCCAGACCAAGGCCGACCGCGACCCCTGGGCCACCATTGGCGACGCCGTCAACGTGCTCCGCCGCCTCGCCCGGCACAAGACCACCGCCGAACAGCCCACCGGCCCCACGTGGGAAGCCCGCGCCGACCACGCCGTCCGCCTGTACGCCACGACCGCCATCGAGCTGGAAGACGCCCGCGCCGAGCTGGCCAAGCTCCGCATCGAGCGTGACGAGAACGACCGCGACGCAGACCGCTACGCCGTGCGTATCGACGCCGCCCGCAACCTGCACACGCAGCGCGACGACTCCCCGCACTGCGCCCACGACGACGAGCAGTGGCCGTGCCCCACCCTCCTCGCCCTCACCAACGACCAGCCCGCACCCACCGACCCGGAGGCGTACCCCGGCGAACTGGCCATGCTCCGCGGCGTGCTCGGAGTCGTCCGCACCGTCGCCGACCACGGCGACATCACCGAGCTTCGCCGCATCGTGGCCGAACACCGCGCTGACGAGCAGGCCGCGTACGACGGCCAGGCCGAGGCCGGCCGATGAGCGCCCCCACCCTCGAACAGCTCCGCACCGTCCCTTGCGGCCAGTGCGGAGCCCCCGCCGGGAAGCCGTGCACCAGCCACCAGGGCACCCGCGTACGCGCCCACGACGTCCACCAGGCCCGCACCAAGGCGTACCAGGAGGCGCAGCAGTGATCACCGAGCCGCGCCGCTACGGCCGCACCAACGCCGCCCGCGCCGAAGCCGACCGCCTCACCGCCCAGGGCCAC from Streptomyces sp. NBC_01754 includes:
- a CDS encoding WhiB family transcriptional regulator, whose translation is MHTTPTTPWYQSAACTDLDLDTFYSAKSATTAVATCKACPVRQACLDAALDEERSSTAPYRHGIRGGTGPDARHRMYKNRARQATADTEAVAAPPKPPSPYRAKLNDAQRADIRARYEAGGTLAGLARTYSVSAPTIRRTVKDILRVPPTGCGTTGGYRAHRSRGEDACRPCKAAHADADRRLRTTGTSKRLAAG
- a CDS encoding aromatic ring-opening dioxygenase LigA, producing MTPHARLDQARRLLDVPPPPSLPGQLAVETPPPSCDHGNPRCDATPVRLYFCGYRCDAHQPAVTRPYFQLPQ
- a CDS encoding zinc finger domain-containing protein, producing MIRHEVAALLAYIDRLDPTRAPLDRPAVEERLTQWCDVLADVAPAAPHPEGRHWDASQAARRHITTSPYPIKPSDVSIPWADFKRDILSRHFDPVPNVDPDNETAYRAAIADHRRAIETGQTVATPRALMPAGSRAERDQAAAARLKQFGSYVPRSIVEALASQRPGMTERRRLAVAGQPDPFNVPCPWEACRAAKGQKCHTLGRPRHDFHDARLTAARQTEEQPA
- a CDS encoding single-stranded DNA-binding protein, with the translated sequence MAGETQITIMGNLVDDPELRFTPAGHAVAKFRIASTPRTFDKSTNEWKDGDGLFLTVTAWRSLAQNVAESLTRGSRAIVRGALKQRSYEDREGVKRTVYEIEAEDVGPSLLRATAAVTKTTGNSNGQQRQQQPTNGYAAQQPQQPQNDPWANGQTAGGQWGAAVSDPPF
- a CDS encoding zinc finger domain-containing protein gives rise to the protein MSAPTLEQLRTVPCGQCGAPAGKPCTSHQGTRVRAHDVHQARTKAYQEAQQ